The following proteins come from a genomic window of Mycolicibacterium rufum:
- a CDS encoding SDR family oxidoreductase — translation MGLYGDQFTDKVAIVTGAGGGIGQAYAEALAREGAAVVVADINTDGAQKVADGITGEGGRALAVRVDVSDPESAKDMAAQTLSEFGGIDYLVNNAAIFGGMKLDFLVTVDPEYYRKFMSVNLDGALWCTRAVYRKMAKRGGGAIVNQSSTAAWLYANFYGLAKVGVNGLTQQLSRELGGQNIRINAIAPGPIDTEANRTTTPQEMVADIVKNIPLSRMGQPDDLVGMCLFLLSDQAKWITGQIFNVDGGQIIRS, via the coding sequence GTGGGACTGTACGGAGATCAATTCACCGACAAGGTGGCGATCGTCACCGGCGCCGGTGGCGGCATCGGTCAGGCCTATGCCGAGGCGCTCGCCCGTGAGGGCGCGGCGGTCGTCGTCGCCGACATCAACACCGACGGCGCGCAGAAGGTGGCCGACGGCATCACCGGCGAGGGCGGCCGCGCCCTCGCGGTGCGCGTCGACGTCTCCGATCCCGAGTCGGCCAAAGACATGGCGGCGCAGACACTCTCGGAGTTCGGCGGAATCGACTACCTGGTCAACAACGCCGCGATCTTCGGCGGGATGAAGCTCGACTTCCTGGTGACCGTCGACCCCGAGTACTACCGCAAGTTCATGAGCGTGAACCTCGACGGCGCCCTGTGGTGCACCCGCGCGGTCTACCGCAAGATGGCCAAGCGCGGCGGCGGGGCGATCGTCAACCAGTCGTCCACCGCGGCCTGGCTCTACGCGAATTTCTATGGCCTGGCCAAGGTCGGCGTCAACGGCCTCACCCAGCAGCTCTCCCGCGAGCTCGGCGGCCAGAACATCCGGATCAACGCGATCGCCCCGGGTCCGATCGACACCGAGGCCAATCGCACGACCACCCCGCAGGAGATGGTGGCCGACATCGTCAAGAACATCCCGCTGTCGCGGATGGGGCAACCCGACGACCTCGTCGGGATGTGCCTTTTCCTGCTCTCGGATCAGGCGAAGTGGATCACCGGCCAGATCTTCAACGTCGACGGCGGACAGATCATCCGGTCATGA
- a CDS encoding NAD(P)-dependent oxidoreductase, with product MTDERSREEQTGTEPALGYIGLGNQGAPMANRLVGWPGGLVVFDVRTEAMTPLAERGATAADSVAEVAKTADVISVTVLTDAQVRDVVGELAEHARPGTIIAIHSTIEPGTAAELADQLRPRGIAVVDAPVSGGAAAADKGELAVMVGADDDAYDRVKPVFKQWASMVVRAGEPGAGTRMKLARNMLTFIGFAAACEAQKLAEAAGIDLQKLGRVVRHSDAHSGGPGAIMVRDSTGPLPSDDFLYDMFVHTRGLAEKDLRLALALGADTGVDLPLAEIALQNLAAGLGVPHPTSTPKE from the coding sequence ATGACCGACGAGCGCTCGCGCGAGGAGCAGACAGGCACCGAGCCGGCGCTGGGCTACATCGGCCTGGGCAATCAGGGCGCACCGATGGCCAACCGGCTCGTCGGCTGGCCCGGCGGTCTGGTGGTCTTCGACGTGCGGACCGAGGCGATGACGCCGCTGGCCGAACGGGGAGCCACGGCGGCCGACAGCGTCGCCGAGGTCGCAAAGACGGCCGACGTGATCAGCGTGACCGTGCTGACCGACGCGCAGGTGCGCGACGTGGTCGGTGAACTCGCCGAGCACGCGCGACCCGGCACCATCATCGCGATCCACTCCACCATCGAACCCGGCACGGCTGCCGAGCTGGCGGACCAGTTGCGGCCCCGAGGAATCGCCGTGGTGGACGCCCCGGTCAGCGGCGGGGCCGCCGCGGCGGACAAGGGCGAGCTCGCCGTCATGGTCGGCGCCGACGACGACGCCTACGACCGGGTCAAGCCGGTGTTCAAACAATGGGCCTCGATGGTGGTGCGCGCGGGCGAGCCGGGAGCGGGCACACGGATGAAGTTGGCCCGCAACATGTTGACGTTCATCGGGTTCGCCGCGGCCTGCGAGGCGCAGAAGCTGGCCGAAGCGGCCGGCATCGACCTGCAGAAGCTCGGCCGGGTGGTCCGGCACAGCGACGCGCACAGCGGCGGGCCGGGCGCGATCATGGTGCGCGACAGCACCGGTCCGCTGCCGTCGGACGACTTCCTCTACGACATGTTCGTCCATACCCGCGGTCTCGCCGAGAAGGACCTGCGGCTGGCGCTGGCCCTCGGCGCGGACACCGGCGTCGATCTGCCGCTGGCCGAGATCGCCCTGCAGAACCTGGCGGCCGGACTCGGTGTGCCGCATCCCACCTCGACGCCCAAGGAGTGA
- a CDS encoding carboxymuconolactone decarboxylase family protein, whose protein sequence is MDDLRRKGLDKMNEVYGWEMPDMPGDYFALTADHLFGTIWTRPGLSMRDKRIMTLTVVTALGITDLAEIQANAALANEELTEDELKEMAIFLTHYLGFPLGSKLDGVVTKVAKQRRKAADRGGGENKKANVNAALNMHSGSTLDDQ, encoded by the coding sequence ATGGACGACCTGCGCCGTAAGGGTCTGGACAAGATGAACGAGGTGTACGGCTGGGAGATGCCCGACATGCCGGGGGACTACTTCGCGCTCACCGCCGACCACCTCTTCGGCACGATCTGGACGCGGCCGGGCCTGTCTATGCGCGACAAGCGCATCATGACACTGACCGTGGTGACCGCGCTGGGCATCACCGACCTGGCGGAGATCCAGGCCAACGCCGCCCTGGCCAACGAGGAACTCACCGAGGACGAGCTCAAGGAGATGGCCATCTTCCTGACCCACTACCTCGGTTTCCCGTTGGGGTCCAAGCTCGACGGTGTGGTGACCAAGGTGGCCAAACAGCGCAGGAAGGCCGCCGACCGCGGCGGCGGCGAGAACAAGAAGGCCAACGTGAACGCGGCGCTGAACATGCATTCCGGGAGCACCCTCGATGACCAGTAG